One Synechococcus sp. PROS-9-1 DNA window includes the following coding sequences:
- a CDS encoding TrkH family potassium uptake protein — MPIPYAIHRTQAWYRRLTIPQFTVVTGLLVIAAGTVLLATPLCSSSRVGLWEAFFTATSAVTVTGLSIIDIREDLTRPGQIVLAMMIMLGGLGLMAVTTFLQGFVVRGTALRRRLDRGQTLDEFGVGGVGTTFRGIALTAVVLILIGAFLLYVFGFTDIAPGGERLWAALFHSISAYNNAGFGLWNDSLETYRTNSTVNAVIMVLVVLGGLGWRVTNDLWINRHRLRRRHLSLHTRLVLRTSGLLILIGTFGLMLTESLSRGHVLTGMGWGERLMSALFESVSSRTAGFTTVPLSLNSISDSGLLLVMTLMFIGASPGGTGGGIKTTTVAALMAATRSTLRGNNDVVIRHRQISDKVVLRALSITVASLLFVLGMALLLALSSNLSGEEPFTFLELVFTCISAFATVGLDLGVTRQLAPFGQFVLVMGMFVGRLGILLLLSAIWESFNRGHLQRENRVGYPREDLYV; from the coding sequence GGCCTGGTACCGCCGCCTCACGATTCCTCAGTTCACCGTTGTGACGGGGCTGCTTGTCATCGCAGCAGGCACAGTGCTGCTCGCCACCCCACTGTGCTCAAGCTCCAGAGTGGGCCTATGGGAAGCCTTCTTCACAGCAACATCAGCAGTCACTGTGACAGGGCTTTCGATCATCGACATCCGCGAAGATCTAACCCGCCCCGGGCAAATCGTGCTGGCCATGATGATCATGCTCGGCGGCCTGGGATTGATGGCGGTCACGACGTTTCTGCAGGGATTTGTGGTTCGAGGAACCGCTCTTCGGCGTCGTCTCGATCGTGGTCAAACCCTCGATGAGTTTGGGGTTGGGGGCGTAGGAACCACCTTTCGCGGCATTGCACTAACCGCCGTGGTGCTGATCTTGATTGGGGCGTTCCTGCTCTATGTCTTTGGGTTCACAGACATTGCTCCTGGAGGAGAACGCCTATGGGCGGCCCTCTTTCACAGCATTTCTGCTTACAACAACGCCGGCTTTGGGCTCTGGAACGACAGTCTTGAGACGTACCGCACCAACAGCACGGTGAACGCAGTGATCATGGTGTTGGTGGTCCTGGGAGGACTGGGATGGCGTGTCACCAATGACCTATGGATCAATCGCCATCGGCTTAGACGGCGGCATCTCAGCCTGCACACTCGCCTCGTTCTGCGCACCTCTGGTCTTCTCATCCTGATCGGGACCTTCGGATTAATGCTGACGGAATCACTTTCGAGGGGCCATGTGCTCACAGGGATGGGTTGGGGTGAACGGTTGATGAGCGCCCTTTTTGAATCGGTGAGTTCAAGAACCGCTGGTTTCACCACGGTGCCCCTCTCTCTAAACAGCATTTCCGATTCAGGCCTGTTGTTGGTGATGACCCTGATGTTCATCGGTGCGAGTCCAGGCGGAACAGGTGGCGGGATCAAAACCACAACGGTGGCAGCCCTCATGGCCGCTACACGCTCAACACTGCGAGGTAATAACGATGTGGTGATTCGCCATCGACAAATCTCAGACAAAGTTGTGCTGCGCGCTTTGAGCATCACGGTGGCCTCCCTGCTGTTTGTGCTCGGGATGGCTCTGTTACTGGCATTAAGTAGCAATCTCAGCGGAGAAGAACCTTTCACTTTCCTGGAGCTGGTTTTTACGTGTATTTCCGCCTTTGCCACCGTTGGATTAGATCTAGGTGTTACGCGCCAACTGGCTCCTTTTGGTCAGTTTGTACTTGTGATGGGAATGTTTGTGGGACGACTGGGCATCCTTTTACTTTTAAGCGCCATTTGGGAGAGTTTTAACCGCGGCCATCTGCAGCGCGAGAATCGTGTTGGTTATCCCCGTGAGGATCTCTATGTCTGA